Within the Halobaculum limi genome, the region CGGCGTACGTGATGGTCTCGGGGTCGTACTCGACGCGCACGACCTCGGCGTGGCCGGTCTCTTCGCGGCACACCGCCTCGTAGGTGGGGTTCTCGACGTGGCCGCCGGCGTAGCCGGAGGTAACCTCGTGGACGCCGTCGAGTTCCTTCAGCGCCGCCTCGATACACCAGAAACAGCCGCCGCCGAACGTCGCAGTCTCGGTCTCAACCATATCCGATCACAGGCGCTGGCGGCGGTTAAGACTCCCGTCGCCGGCATCGACGACACTGGTGGGTGCCGGTCTGTCTCGGCTCTGACGACCGAATCGACCGACCCAACGGACAAACGCTTTGTGTCCTCCCTCCCGTCGTACTGGCGTGACCGGTGGAGTAGGTGACAGTCGCTCGACGCTGACGCCGCTACGGCCGGGAGAGCTATCACCGGGGACGAACGTCCTGGTCGCCGGACCAGGCCTCACTGGGAAACGCGACGTCCTGCTGGAGTTGCTCGGGGCCGCGCCCGACCCGGAAACCGTGTTGGTGACGACGAAACACCAACCAGACGTCCTCCGAGAGCAGTTTCACACACGCCACGGCAAGGAGTGGGGGCTGACGTTCGTCGACTGTATCTCTCGGCAGCGGTCGATGGCCGCCACTCGCGACACCGACGAGGTGACGCACGTGAGCGGGCCGGGTGACCTCACCGGCATCGGTATCGCCGCGAGCGGCCACCTCTACGAGTGGTATCGCGCGGACGAGCGAATTCGTGGGTCGCTCGGCATCCACTCGCTGTCGACGCTGTTGATGTACGCCGACCTCCGACGGGTGTACCAGTTTATGCACGTCGTCTCCGGTCGGGTCAACGGTGCCGACTGCATCGGCGTGTACACACTCGATACTGTCGCGTCGAACCCGGAACCGGCCGAACGGTTCACACAACTGTGTGATGCAGTCGTCGAGACGAGACAAGGCGAGAACGGACCGGAACTGCGCGTTCGCGGCGGCGACTTCGGGCCTCGGTCGTGGACCGAGTGGTGAGAGCGCCGACCGCGGTCAGTCGTCCGAGAGGAACTCTCCGACCAGATCCACCAGCGGCGACTCCTGTCGGTCGAACACGAACATCATCCCCGACCACTCGCCGGAGGGGAACACCGCGACCAGCACCTCGTCGTACCAGCGAATCGTCGCATCGAGGCTCCCGAAGTCGTAGAGGCTGGCCTCCTGTGCCGGTTCACCGAGTCCCTTGAGTGTCAGTTCTTCCATCCGCTGGCGGAGGTCGGCGGGTGGGAACTGCTCGCGGACGTCCCCACGAACGAACAGCGGTTCGATAGACTGCCCCTCGTATCGGACGGCGAGTCGGAGGGCATCGGTGTCCTCGCGGACGGAACCGATCAGCCCCTGTATCTCCGTGTCGAGTCCGCTGAGTTCGTCGGCCGCGTCGTCGAGTTCCTCGTCGAGGTCGGTCGGTGGGTCCTCGAGTTCTTTCGTCAGGTCGTCGTCGAGCGGTTCGACGGGCGCGTCGTCGCTCACGGAGGGAGGTGGTCCGTGCGACGCTTGAAGATACCGGTGGCAGCGGTCGCCGACGAGGCGCGGCGCGTCGAGCGTTAGTGGGTGGTCACTCTTCGCGTGCGGAGACGCCCTCGAAGTAGCGGTTGTAGTGGGTAGCACAGCCGGGATTGAACGCGGCCGAACACGCCGGACACGCGAAGTCGGCGGCGAGATACGCGTCGACGGAGAGGCGTTCGCCACAGACGCCACACAGTACGGCAGGGTCAGCGAAGCGGGGACGCGGCCACGGCTCTGAATCGTGGGCAGTGACGGCGTCGTGGCACTGTGAACACGGGTAGTAGGACTCACAGCACCCGAACCGAAGCGCGATGACGTCTCGCGGGCCATCAAAGTGCCGACATCGGGTTTCAGGCCCGACGTCGACGCCGTGGACGGGCGTTCCGTGGACGGATCTGCGCTCGGGGGACGACTACGGTCTGCAAAAACGGTTCCGACCCGGAACTCGAACGGTTAGTACCGTACTTACCCGACTCCTCTTGGTGTCCCGATGGCTTCGGGATTCGGCCGTGACGTGGCTGTAACTGTCTATCGCGGCGTACTCGCACGTCTCGTCTGTCCCACGGCTGTTGCAATCTGACGTCAGTCTGTAGGCAAACGACTAACGAGCGGATAACTATACGCCCGGCGGCCATCCTACAGGTTGCTCGTCGACAGGGTCTCGTCGCCCCCCTGGAAACGAGCGGACATCGAGTGCCGCAACCTGGCCGCTCCCCGGCGGTCGACGGCGGACTCGAATCGGCCCTCGGTAGGGCCCCACAGGCTGTCGCCATCGCACCGCACTGTCCGAGCCGCGTTCTCCACGGCGCGGCCGACTCCGGTTATCGGCTCGCGGGTGAACTCCAACCCATCACCCGCTTTTTGAGCCTGACACACGAGCGACTCGGGAGCCCTCCGACATCTGTCTTTGTCGACGTGATCGATCAGGTGACTGTTCGGAATGTAGTACGTCCTACTGGCACGCACCGCTGTTCACCTTTCGTGTGAGTCGGCCACGAACGCCGACCGCGCGGACCGCCACGCCCCGATGATCGTGTCGTCGTTCTCGCTGTCCCACGGATCGATACGCCCCGCGGATTCCAAATGGTCGATCGTCCGTTCGACACCTTCTCTGAACGAGATTGTGTACTCGAACTCGAGGTCGCGGCGAGCCTTCGCGTTGTCGAACACCGTGGAGAACTGGAAGTGGTTCTTCAGCCCCTCAGTTCGTTCGGGAGCGGCCTCGAGTAGCGCGTCGGTCGGAATGTGAACGAGGTCAGGTTCGGGCGCGCCGAGTGCGTCGGCGACGACGTGGTGATACTGGTTCCAGGTGATGACCTCTTCGCTGGTGACGTGATACGTCTCGCCGCGGGCGGCGGGCGTCTCGACGGCCGCGACGAACGCACTCGCGACGTCGTCGCGGTGACACGGCCCCCACAGCGACTGCCCGTCACCGTGGACGACGACCGGCTTCCCCTTCCGGAGACGGTCGAGGTAGTAGGTGCCGCCGCCGAAGGTGTGCAACACCGACCCGCCCTCGCCGTACGTACTCCACGGCCGGATCGTCGTCACGTCGAAGGCATCGCCGTGGGCGGCCGCGAACACTTCCTCACAAGCGGCCTTGTTCGCGCCGTACTCGCTCACCGGCGGCGTCGTGGGTGCGTCCTCCGTGACGGGGTTGGTCGGAAGCGGGCGATGGTACACGTCGACCGTCGAGCAGAAGACGTACTGCTCGATGCCGTCGAACACGTCGACGGCGGCCGACGCCTGCTCGGGGTCGAAACACACCATATCGATCACGCAATCGGGGTCGACGCGGTCGCGGGCGTCCCGGAGCACGGTCGCGTTGTCACGGTCGCCGTGGACGAACTCGACTGCCTCCGGAAGCGTCGCCTCGGTCTGCCCGCGCGTGAAGCACGTCACGCTGTGGCCTGCATCGACCAACTGACGGGTGATGCCGGTGCTGATGAGGCCTGTGCCGCCGATGACGAGGACGTTCATACGGGCCGGTCACGGGGAGGTGGTCTAAAGCCAGGGGTGAGGGTGGGCCACGGCGGACGGGGGTACGACGGGGCACACACCGCACCGACCACGTCAGCGTCTACGACTCGGTACGTACCGCGGGTCCATTTCAGCGGGTTGGGGACTTGTTTCTGGAACTTTGCCCGTTGAGTGAGTGGACAACTATGGTTGAGGCTGCCGTCGAGTCGCAACTGATCGTCTCTCCACAGCCCCTAGTGCGAGTGGCAGCGACGAGAGAAGCAGTGTCCCCGGCTCTGTAGACGGGGTATTCTCACCTCACAACAACGGCCACGATGATATTTGATTGACATTGTCGTACCTTCGATCTGGAGAGCCGATATGAGCACGTCCAGAAACCCGTTCGAGGAGTTAGAGGAACTGCTCGAACGAATGAGCCGACAGTTCGAAGAATCGCCGTACGTGTGGGAACCAGAGGGGCGGATCGGAAAGTTGACCGCGAAGTTCGAGGCGATGCCGGTCGACGTGGCAGACCACGACGCGGAGTTCGTGGTGACCGTCGACCTGCCGGGGTTCGACAGAGACGACATCGACGTCCGTGTGACGGATCGGACGCTGCACATCGACGCCGACCACGAGGAGGCAGTCGACCAAGCGGAAGAACAGTACATCCGCCACGAGCGTCGCCGCGAGTCGATGCAGCGGTCGATTCGGCTCCCGGGCGACGTGGACAAAGAGCAGGTGAACGCCCGGATGAAGAACGGCGTCCTCACCGTCACCCTCCCGAAGGTCGAAGCCGAGGAGGCTCGGTCGATCGACATCGACGTGGAGTAACGATCCGCCTCGGAGTTCGAACCGCTGTTCGTCTCTCGGCGGCGGATCACAGTCGACCGTGTCGTGGATGGCCGCCGATGATGCTGCCGTGTTCCGCACGAGGAGCGTTCAGGAGAGTTCCTGTTCGAACCAGTCGGCAGCGAGTTCTGCGACCACTTCGAGTTCCCCCGTTCCCTCGAAGAGATGACCCGCGTCGTCGACGACTTCGAGCGCGTTGGGGCACGTGAGCGCGCCCTGTGCAGCACGGTTGAGTTCCAACACGGCCGTGTCGGCACCGCCGACGACCAACAACGTCGCGGCAGTCACCTCGGGGAGTCGCTCTGTTGCGAGGTCGACGCGACCACCGCGGGACACGACGGCGTCGACGTCGTC harbors:
- a CDS encoding DUF7504 family protein yields the protein MTGGVGDSRSTLTPLRPGELSPGTNVLVAGPGLTGKRDVLLELLGAAPDPETVLVTTKHQPDVLREQFHTRHGKEWGLTFVDCISRQRSMAATRDTDEVTHVSGPGDLTGIGIAASGHLYEWYRADERIRGSLGIHSLSTLLMYADLRRVYQFMHVVSGRVNGADCIGVYTLDTVASNPEPAERFTQLCDAVVETRQGENGPELRVRGGDFGPRSWTEW
- a CDS encoding NAD-dependent epimerase/dehydratase family protein; protein product: MNVLVIGGTGLISTGITRQLVDAGHSVTCFTRGQTEATLPEAVEFVHGDRDNATVLRDARDRVDPDCVIDMVCFDPEQASAAVDVFDGIEQYVFCSTVDVYHRPLPTNPVTEDAPTTPPVSEYGANKAACEEVFAAAHGDAFDVTTIRPWSTYGEGGSVLHTFGGGTYYLDRLRKGKPVVVHGDGQSLWGPCHRDDVASAFVAAVETPAARGETYHVTSEEVITWNQYHHVVADALGAPEPDLVHIPTDALLEAAPERTEGLKNHFQFSTVFDNAKARRDLEFEYTISFREGVERTIDHLESAGRIDPWDSENDDTIIGAWRSARSAFVADSHER
- the hsp14 gene encoding archaeal heat shock protein Hsp14, yielding MSTSRNPFEELEELLERMSRQFEESPYVWEPEGRIGKLTAKFEAMPVDVADHDAEFVVTVDLPGFDRDDIDVRVTDRTLHIDADHEEAVDQAEEQYIRHERRRESMQRSIRLPGDVDKEQVNARMKNGVLTVTLPKVEAEEARSIDIDVE